GGTCTTCTGAGCCATCGGCAGCAGGGCTTTGCGGTCGTTCTGGTTGGTGACTTCGTACTCGAGCACCAGCTTATTGGCCGAGTCTGCGACGGTCTGCACGTTGTAGGCCACTTCGATCACCGAGCCGTGCAGGATCATGCTGCGGGCATCGGGGTCGGTGGTGGAGACCTGGTCCTGGCCGGTGGCGGCAAGCTGCTTTTCGATGCGCTTATACTTTCGGCGCTGAGCTTTTTGTTTCTTCAGCTTCTCACCAACGGCTTCCTGCTGAGCTTCATCCAGGTCACCGGCATTGAGTTCTTCGATATAGGATTGAATCTTGGTATCGATGTATTCCAGTTGCCGGTCGATTTTCTTCTGGTTGAAGTTGTTCTTCTTGGAGTTGACCGCTCTGAACTTGCTGGAGTCCAGCGCCACCAGTGTTTTCCCGGTCAGGCCCTTGCGGTTGAGTTGCCGTACGAAGTGGGTGAACGCATTACGGAAGAGCTGCGGATTCTCCGACCGAAAACCGGCAATCGTACGAAAACAGGGCTGCAGGCCTTTCAATAGCCACAGCAGCTCAATGTTCCGCTGGCACTCACGCGCCAGGAGCCGGGAGGTTCGGATCCTGTTCAGGTATCCGTAGACATACAATTTGAACAGATCCGCCGGGTGATACATCGGCCGGCCTTCTTCCACCGGCGCTTTTTCCAAAAACCCAAATCCTTAAGCGGGAGCGCATCCACAAACAGATCAATTACCCTGACCTCGGCATCTTCCGGGATCAAATCATCGATACACGTCGGGAATAACGTGGCCTGCCTGCGATCAAATCCGGTGAGGTATTTCATGGGAAGCCGATTATCCTCTGAAGATAATCAGCAATCCCCTTAATTGGATTGAATTTCTTTAAACAGGGCGGGAAGGTTTTTGCACAGTCTGACGTTTTCGGGCTTGGCGAAGGTGGCGATTTTGACTACAAATGTTGATGGGGAGAACCAAATTTTGATTAACCACAAATGTGTCTGCGGAGCGCTGAACCGCCACTTTTGCCAAATTCGTGTTATCGGGTCGGCCTTCTTGTCGTCCGTATGTTTCACTCTTCGCCAAAGTAGTCGCTGTCAAGTTTTTTGAGTTCATAAGTCTGTTGTGTTGTGCAACCAAGATTATAGTCAATCATAAGTTGAGCCAACTGTTCACCGTCAATGAGAACAATTTTTGTTTCATTTCTCGGTGTGTATTCTAACGCTTCCTTAGTGAAATTTGATGTCGTGATAAAAATTCCTTTTTTAGCTCCTTGTCCGGCAAGTGCACCAACAAATTTTTGAATTTCTGGTCGTCCAACAACATTTCCTGGTTTCCAACGCTTGGCTTGAATGTAGATAATATCAAGGCCAAGTTTGTCTTCTTTTATTGTTCCGTCAATTCCTTCGTCACCACTTTTCCCCATTGCTTTCCCTGCATCTTTGATTGAACCTCCGTAACCCATTTTTACTAAAAGTTCAACTACTAGTCTCTCGAAAAAAGCAGGCGATAATTCAACTACTTTATTAAGTAATTCAGAAGCCAAGGACTTTCTTATTCTTTGATATGCTTTATCTAAATTCTCTTCAGGAGTTTGTTCATTTGTCTCTATGATAGTGATTTCATCTTCTTCAGTATCATCATTTCTCGAAGCGTTTTGAAATTCTAAAAATGCAGGGAATTGTCTTAGATACTTCGCATCAACTCGGTCGGGATTTTTTGCTAAAGTTTGTCTGCCAATATCTGTGATTACGAATGTTGCACGTTTCGGAGAGTCAAGCAGTCCTGCTTTTTTTAGATAAGTCTTTGCCCAACCAACTCTATTGTCAAAAATTGCTTGGTTACCACTTGCTAAAAGTTCTTTTCTTTCTTCATCAGTTACTTCAAATTCGATAGCCAAACTTTCAATCAAGTCTCTGTATTTGTGTTCCTGTCCGTCCGAAACAAGTTTGAGTAAAGGAAGCATTAATGATTGATAGTCTGGTATCATAATCTGGAATTTTTCCTGTTATCTTAGTGAAATGATTTCTATTTTCATATATGGGTAGTAAGGCAAAGTAGAAAGCTTTTTGTCTGCATCAGCTTTGTCATTAGCCATTAATACCAAATAAATACCAGCTACATCGCCTTTTATGTATGAGGCTAAAAGTGTCCCATTATTTTCCCATTCTTTTATTATTTCTTGCTCCCTTGGTAATAATTTAATTCTTGTTTCATCGTCAATTCCTTGTAAAAGGATGTCAATCATAAATTTATTCATTGCTTGTCATTTTATCTGCATACTCTATTCGGTTTTCTGCTTTCCCCGTTTTTTTTGATGTCAAAGATAGGTTTCTTAATGTCTGTGTCGTTTTCTAGGCTGCCCGATAACGTTTTGGCGCTTGGCGCAGTGGCGGATTTCGGAGCACAAAACTGTCAATACACCACAAAAGTTGATGCGAGGTAGAATGTTCAATTAACCACGTAACCCGCCATTGTGCCAAACGCCTGTTATCGGTTCGGTGTTCTTCTTTCGTCTTGTCTGTCAGTCGGTTGAGCGTTGGCTTTGCAAGCTCTTTGACAAAGCTTTGCCTTGCGGGTTGGCTTGTGGGGCTTTGGCAATGTGCTTGCAAATAGGGTGGCTTGTTATTCATTTTCTTTGCTTGGTCATTTCATCGTTAAGAAATTCAAATACTCCGTTCTTACTTGTTTTATCCATTACTAGCTTGTCATATATCCCTTTGTTTTCTGAAAGTCTAAAAAAGTTGAACTTGTCATAATGTGCGTCAATATAATCCCAAGTCCAATTTAGCTTTTCACAACTTGAAAGGTTATTCCAATTTATTTTGTCATTCAGATTATTCAACAAATCAGTTGTCAGAGGGAGATAATAAAATGAGTAGTGTGTAGGATTAAATAAATCAATATTGCTTTCTATGAACTCTTTTGAAATAATATCTCGATGATTCCTGATAAACTCTGATTCTTTAAAATTCAATTTTTCTTTATATTTTTCGATAAAATCTAGCGTCAATTTAGTATTACAAAATTTGCATAGATTTTCCCAAGGCAAATATTTTATGAAATCATCTTGCAAAAAATAACTGATGTCGTTTTGTTGTCGAGTAAATACTCGAAATAGAAATGATGGCAAAGCCATTTTCTTCAAAATTGGATTTGTAAACTCTTTAGTTTCATACTGTTTTTTGTAATGGCTAAATACAAAATCAAAAGAATCTTTGTTATAGCTGATGGCAGGATTCAAAATTACTTTATCCCAATTCCATTTCTTTGATGCAGGATATTTATAAATAAGTTCTATACTCTTTGGATTTTGTGATAATGCGTCAAAATCTAGCTTCTCCATATACTTTTGAATAAATTCAACTGAAAGCGGGAGATTTTTATTAGCTGACAACTTTTTCCAATCCCATTTTTCTGAAAACTCTTGAAGTGTTTCTTCCGTGAAGTCAATATTTATTCTTTGTGATACCGAACTCCAATCAAGTATATCCTTATATCTTCTTAAATTTTCAATGGTTGAAAGTGGTTCTTTTGTTATAAGCCATTTGCTCCAATCAAACTTATCACCGTATTCTGAAAGTAAATCATTAGACCATTCAATGTTTTTGGACAGATGGATGGAACTAAATTCGATTTTGGATTCGTATCTTTTGAAAAAGGCAATGTCAAATTTTATGGTCTTTATTTTCCAAAGTGCTGACCAATCAATTTTTGCATCTACTTTGTCGAGCAGTTCAATGTCCCATTTAACCGAATCGTTGTTCATTAAGTGGTATCGGTCAAAGTTTAGAATTGACTTGTACTGTAAAATGTCATCTTTTGAAAAAGGATAGAAACGAGAAATCAAATCAACTTTGAGTTGATTTAAGGCAGTTTCTTTTTCTTCTTTTTCAAATAGACTTTTCATAACTAATCTTCATTTACAAAACTCTCTTCATAATCTTGTCGGCTTAATACTGTGTCAAATAGACCAACATCTTCGCCTTCGTGTCTGTTGATTCCGATATATTCCAAACTTGCATCTTCGTAGCGTTTGAATTTGTAAACGGCATCATTCATCAAGGCAGAGTTGAACACGCCAAGACTTACCAATAATTCAAAGTCTTTTACCGAAAGTCCTGTTACTTTTTTGAAAAGCCCTGGCTCTAACTGCGTGATTACGTCTTTTAGACTTCTTTCTCGGTAATCAGTCAGATACATAAACACAGGTACACGAGTAGCGAACTTGATTAGCTTTTCTTGGATTTGCTTTCTTAGGCTCTTGTATTCCTTTTCTTCGTCTGAAAGTTCTTTTTTCTCTTTCTTGGTTAGTTCTCGGTCGTTGGCTTCTTTCTTTGCTTTTTTTACTGCTTCCGATTTATTGATAATGGTTTCAATGTCCTGATTCAAATTCCTGAAGCCTTCAATGCTCATTAAAGCTTTCATTGCTTCTTCGTTTGCCATCAATCGGGCAAGGGTGTTATTGTCCACGTTTATGAGCAAGGCACTTTCCCAACGTCTTGCCAAAAGCGTTGCGGTTGTGCCACTCATTGCCATATCTAAAATTCCCGCTGCATCCACTTGCTTCATTGAACTGCCGTCATAAGCCAATACTGGCAGGAAGTTGATAAACTCAGCAACTTTTGCTTCGGGGTTTGATTCGTTTACATTAAGTCGGCAACTGTAATCGGCAATTTGCCTTAATGCACGGTCGGGAGCAAAGTCAAAAACGTAGCATTCTTCTTTTAGAATTTCTTCTTTGTTGGGTGATTTGCTGTCGGGGTTTTTGATAACCCAAGGCGTTTGCACACGGAAAGCTGCTTGAAAATAGGTTTCAGGACTGGAAGAATTTCGAAGCATAAAAATTCCTGTCCAAGGTTTTACCGATACGCCTGTGGTGAGTTTGCCGCAAGAAAGCGTAATGGTTTTTGATTCCAGTGGATTGTCGGTCATTGCATCTAAAACTGGGGGCAATGCTTCTATTCCTATTCCTGCTTGTGTACCTGCTGCAACCACGACTTTGTAATCGTGGTAAAAAATGTTTTGTCTTCTTTCAAGTAATAATGCCATTGCATTACACGCTGCAACTGTTGGCAAAAACCAAAAAGTATGATTTAATACTTTGAGCAATGGAGCGTGTGAAAACGGTAAAGGCGGCTTTTTTGCTCCCATCTTCAAATGGTCAACGGTGGTTTCACTAAACGAACCCCGAATTAAATCCAACCATTTTTGTACTTCATCTTCGTATTTGAAACGGGCTTTTCGCCCTTCGCCTTCGGCTGAAAAAAATATGTTTAAATCAAAACCGTCAAACTCGCCTTGCATAGCAATTTGGCGAATGGAATCGGGCAATTGATAGGTAAGCATTACCATTCTTGGTAAGGCTGCATAAGGATTTGAACCTAAGGAATCGTCCCAATTTTCTTTGGCTCTTTGCTCGTCTGAATACGTCCAATTGAAAATTTGCTCTTCTATAAATTCGCCTGAACTAATGGCACGAAACGGAGTGCCCGACAAATACAAAAAGTGATTGGTGCTAATTGGAATAATCTTCTCTAAGTGTTCCGCTTTGTCTTCTTCGGCAAAACCTTCTTTTTCAATTTTCTTAAATTCTTCAATTTCTTTTTCGGCTTCTAAATCTTTGCCGAATAAATCTTTGGCGTTTTCTCGCCAAGCCCCAAAATGGTATTCGTCAAAAATGATACAATCCCACACGGTGGCGTGTACCCATTCGTTTTTGGTTTTAATACCACCTGTGTTGGCGTTTTTGCCTAAAAAATCCTGAAACGAACCAAAGCAAACCAAGGGTTTTTTGGTGTCAATATCTTGGCTCGATAGTTCATCTGCGTGTTTAGAAATAAATTGCCACCCTTTAAAGTCAACGTGAGAAAGTAAATCTTCTTTCCAAGCATCTTCAACTGCTGGTTTGAATGTAAGTACTAGTACTTTTTTCCAACCCATTTTTTTTGCCAATTGGTAACTGGCAAAGGTTTTTCCGAAACGCATTTTGGCATTCCAAAGGAAGTGCGGATTTCTGTCTTTATTTTCTTTTTTGAAACTTTTGAAATAGGCAATGGTCTTGTTAACGGCTGCATCCTGTTCGGGTCGCATACCGAAAGTAAGCACACGGTTTTCTTCTGTTTTTTCACCTGTCTTGATTTGGTGAATAGCTCTACGCAAGTCGTTTAAGGTGCATTTAAACCATTCTCCGCTTTCGTTTACAACTTTCCATTCTCTCAACAATCGGTGTACTTCGTGGTCAGTGAAAGAACTTCCGTCACGTTTCATCGCCGATTCTTCAAATACAATTTTGTATGGAATTGCTGCCGTGCCTAATTGCTCTTTGATACGTGTTTGTGCATCACGGTCGGTATAGCCGATTTTGAGCAAACCTTTGTGCGTTGCCACATTTACCAACTCATAAGCATAAATGGTGGGATTGGTGGACGGTCGAGGTGGAAAAAATTCTTTTTTGCCCATATTAATCCATTGGTCTTATTAAAGTATCAATGAACTCTACTTCACTTTCGGTGATACCATATTTTGCAAATAATTTTTCATCTGTCCATTCTTCGTAGAAATCTTGGACTGGCACAAAAGCAAATACACCCCTAGAAATATTTTGAGTGTTTTTTATTAGCGACATCATAAATCGGAAAAAACGGGTGTGCATATATTTTGCCACGTTTTCTGCAATTTTTTTGTTTTTGTAAATGCCTACAACTAGATATGTCTCAGTACTACAAGACATTTTATCAGCAATAATTGGTTTGCTAATAATTTGGTGAGGATATGAGTCTCCACCTGGACTGGCTTTGGAAACCAAGACTTTTATTTCTTTAACCCAATGCTTATTTTTTAGAACTTGTTCTTCGCACACATAACCATTATCTCCAAATCTATATAGTAAGATATTATGCTTGTCAGTTTTACTCTTTTTGAAACCTGAAAAATTGGAATCAAGGCCAAAGGGTTTTCTTGCACTCACTGTTTCATCAAAAGTTTTTTCATTGAATTTCTTAACCTTTCTAAGTATGTCAATCGCTTCATTGTATCTTACAAAAACATCTGAATTAGGTTCTAAAAGTGGTCTTTTTGAAGTGCTCAGAACTGTACCGTTTTTATAATTTGTTATTGTACAATCCCCTTTATGTTCTCTGTCCCAAAGAAAATAGCAAACACCACCACGAATATTTAGACCGGGAAAGCAATCAGATGTTTCCGGAAAATCGTGAATTTGAGCAATTCTTTTATCTTTCAGCATTTCATCTCTAAATTCATCAAGTCCTTTCCCACCTGAATACCATCTTGCAGGAACAATCATTGAAAGGTATCTTGGATTTAAATTCTTTGCTTGTTCAATAAATTTGTGATAAAGTGAAATTGCTCCTGAGTCACGACCACCACCATCACTCATTTGATATGGCGGATTACCAACGATAACGTCAAACTTCATATTAAATATTTTTTCAGGTTTGTCTGTGTGAATAAAATTGTAAGCGTAAGTTTCCAAGGCATCTCCTCGGTCGTACACTTCTTGGCTTGCACCACAATAGGTACATTTTCCGTTTTGCCAAGTATGTTTCATTCGTTTGTAGCGAATGTTTCCTTGTTCATCATCAAAGGTTTCGCAAATGGAGTATTTGCCATTGGCTGTTTTGGAGCAATACACGCTTCTGCGAGATAGCAGTGCGGTTAAATCGGTAATGGCAATGCCATATAATTGTTGGCTAAAAATGTGGTTAATGCGTTCCTGCTTGTCGGGTATTTGGGTTTCCAAACCTACCATTAGTCGCTTTGCCATTTCACGCAAAAACACGCCACTTTTAGAAACAGGGTCTAAAAACTTGGCGTTAGGGTTGCTCCATAATTTGGCTGGGAGCAAGTCCAAAATATCATTCACCAGACTCGGTGGCGTGAACACTTCGTCATTACTCAAATTGGCAAGGCAAGAGAGTACGTCAGGATTATAGTTCGTTTGTATCATCTTCGCCAAGTTTTAAAAAATGAATAAGCGGAAAATCCTTTACAGGTTCGTCAATGGCTGCTGCGTTGCCTTCGTCATTGAACATTGAAAACTGGTGAGTTTTCTCAACTAGAAATTTGAACATATAATCTCTGCGTTTCAGCATAGAGCCGTTTACGGCACTCCATTCAGAAAACACAATGGGTTGTTTGGTTTCGGGATTGGTAAAGTCCAATGCATCGCCCCAAAGTATGTTTCTGCTCAATAAAAATCGAACAGAACGAATACACTCATTTTTTACTTGCTTGAATACTTTAGAATACCAATCGGTATAAATTCCAAGCAAACGGTCTCGGCATTCTTGGGCGTTGTCTTCCAAAATGTCCACTCCGTAAATGCTCGATACAGCAATCACAGAATAGCGTTCCCACTCCACTTGACTTTTGCTGTATCGGCTGTCAACAACTGCTAATTTTCGTCTCAAAACTTCTGCTAAAAAGTTGCCGTTTCCGCAAGCAGGTTCTAAAAATCGGGAGTCAATGCGTTCTGTTTCGTGTTTCACCAAATCGAGCATAGCGTTTACTTCACGTTGGTTAGTAAACACTTCCCCGTGGTCAGTAACCCGCTTTTTGGATTTTACTTGGTTGTCTGGTTTTATATTTTCTGTTAATTCAGTCACTTTTTATTTTTAATATTTTCAGTCGTCTAAGTTACTTTTTTCTGTCTTGTCGTCTGTCCGTGCGTTGGCAAAAAATGGCTCTTTTGGTTTTTTGAGCGTTGGCTCGTGTGTCGACAAAAACCAAATGTGCCATTTGCGGGTCGGCTTTTTTACACTGACCGATAACGTTTTTGGGCTTGGCGTTCGTGCGGGATTTCAAGGCACAAAACTGTCAACCCAGCACTAAAGTTGATTTGAAAAACTACACTTGAATTAAAGCACGTCACCCCGCATGACGCCAAACCCATGTTACCGGTTCGTGCTTCTTTTCTGTCGTGTTGTTGTCTGTCCATGTTGCAGTGTCTTTGTGCGTTGGCTTGGTGGCTCTTTTGCAAAACTTGGTTTTAGCGTTAGCTTGTGCGGTTTTGCAAATGTGCCACCAAAAGCTTTGGCTAATATCTCATTTGTTTTAAAAACTCCTTTAATGTTATTGTCGTTATGCCGAAGCCTTTTGATTTAACTTGTAAACCGTTGTCAGATGTCAGCATAATTGGATTTTCATCTATGTATTTTAGTGCAACTGATAAAATAAAATTGTCAGGAGATTTTTTGTCAAAGTCGCTTGGGAGTAGAGTCAGGTCGGCTGTTTTCATCTTGATATTTCGTTTGTCAAAACTGTCATTGATTTGTTTGATTGCCTTTTGAACGTTTTTCTTTTGTTCTTCAGATAGCGTAACTTTCAATTTGTCTAACTCGTCAATGACTTTTGCCGATAAAATCACTTGATACCTCTTGTCAATTTTTGAAATGATGTCGGGATAATCAACAAATACATTAGTGTCAATGATGTAAATATTTTCTTTGTCCTTTTTGATTTCCTTTTTCGGCTTTTCAAATTTTGAAAGGTCTATTGTGCCAAGAACTTTTAAACCAACATTGCTTTCTTTTTCCGTTTTTGCTTGAGTAGTTTCTGTATTTACTTTTTCAACTGGGTCTTGTTTAGCTTCATTAATGTTTGCAATAGTCAAACCGTCAAATTGAATGTAAAATGAAAATTCTTCATCAAGTTTTTGAAGATAGGTTTTTACTTCATTGTCAATTTGAGAACGTGTTAAAGCACCCTTGTCCGTGATAATAAGTGTGTGTCGTTTTGAGCGACTTGTTGCCACATTGAAAAGTCGGTTTTCTAATGAACGATGATAACTTGAATTCGGAACAACAAAAATTGTCACATCTGTAGTCAAACCCTGAACTCTTGAAACCGTTTCAATCAACAAATTATTATGATAGCCGATTGTTTGAAAAATTGCTTTTTGTAATGCTTTTGTAGTTTCTACAAAGTATGTCAATACAGAAATATGTAATTTTTCGTTCGTTTCGAATAAGTGTTTTACAATTTCTGTTGCGAGTTTTAAAGCATTGGTTGGTTTGAACTCGCCTGCTTTTAAATCAGTTTTTATTAAAGTCGGCCCACCTTTTGGATTGAAGAGCCTTCCAAAATCAATGTCCATTTCCGAATAAGAAAGGCGAATATCTTTTTTAGCTCTTGAATTCAAACTGTCTTTATAGAAAAAACCTGAATACTTTGCTGCTCTGTCCGTCAGACGATGTGTTTCAGTTAGCTGAAATATTGGCATAGATGCTGTTTCAGAAAGTGCTTTTAAGCCATCAACCAATGCACCGTAATTTTTACGACTCACTTTATCATCGCTTAATGAAACAACAGGCGGTAACTGTCTTGTGTCGCCAATCCAAATATTTTTCTTTCCTAAAAGTTTTGCACCACCAAACATTCCAAGTAAGGCTTGGCTTGCTTCATCAACAATAACATAGTCAAAAGGTGGCTCATTAAAAGTTTTTGCCGCTTGTCCGCTGGTAATGAAAAACGTTGATAGAATTAAATTGTAAGGTTGCGGACTAACTTCTTTTGTTTGCTGTAAATCTTTAAATGCTTTTGCTTCGTCAACCGAAAGTTTTGTCTTGAAAATCCGATTTTCTTCTAACAGTCCTTTCAATGCTGGTTTTTCAACTATTTCAATTAACGCTCTATTTGTTAATGCGGTTACTAATACAGATTTTCCCTGATTACAAAGTCGTTCGCAGATTTCAGCAATCAAATATGTTTTGCCCGTCCCTGGCGGACCTTGAATAATTAGACTATCCTGTAATCCCAATTGAGATAAAACAAAATCAGCAATGTTGCTTTTATTGTCAAGAAGTGATGGTGTCCAATCTGAAACTTGAAAATCTTGGTCAAGAATTCTATTTACAGATTCATTATTTTGGTTTAGAACAATACTTTGAAGATTAGCAATGTATTCAAATGGTGGTTTGTTTGGCCCCAAAAGAAGTATCATTCCTTCTGCTTCTTGTATGTGAATTGCAAATTCAAGTTCCACACCTCTGAAACCTGCAATGCTGAAATCTTTTTCGTTAGATGGCGTTTGCCAAATACAAACAATTTCAGAATAATTTGTTTTTTCTTTTATTAAATCGCCATAAGTTTTGTTCCCCCAATCTCTGTAATTTCTTAGTTCTTTTGGAACTGTAAAACAGTAAAGATATTCGCCTTGTCTTGGTATTCCTCTTGTGTTGGGGAATTTTAAAATCATTTCTCCGTCTTTGAACGTGAGAAATTGAGCAACAAACAGTTCTTCACGGTCTTGCAACAGAAAAAGGGCAGAAGTGTCTAACTTTTGCTTGTAGGCTTCTGTTTGTGCCCGAAGCTCTTCTTCTAAAAATTTTATATGTTCTTCTCGGCTGTAAATCATTAAAGCAAAAGGTTTTTATCATCAGCAGACAATTCTTTTGAACTTGAATTTCTTTCACTTAAACCAAATTGTTGTAGGTAATCTGTCGTGCTTTCGGGTGTCATGAATATAAAATGGGTGTAGGGTAAACCTTTAAAGAAGTTTGCAAGTATTTTCAAATTTGAAATAACGAATTGTTCCGTATTGAAACGCATGTGAAATTCGTCATTTATTCTTTGTAGGTCTGCAAGTGTCACGTTTCTTACTTTATTTCCTGCTGTCAGAACAAAAAGTTGAGAATCTTCTTCTGTTAATGCCAACCATTCAAGCGGTGTAAAATATATTCTTCCTGCCTTAACACTTTTAACAACAACCTTAATTAATTTACCATTTGGATTTTTTACTCCTTCAAGAATTGTGTATGTGATTTTATTTCTATTTTCAACGATAAATTTATTCCGTTCTAATGTTTCAAAAATAATCTCCTGTGCTTCTTCATTTATACTAATTCTTGTTTTAATCGAAGAATTATCCATTAAAACGCCAGCATCAGAGGGTTTAATTTCTTCTTCGGTAGCTGA
This genomic stretch from Bacteroidota bacterium harbors:
- a CDS encoding GIY-YIG nuclease family protein, giving the protein MGKKEFFPPRPSTNPTIYAYELVNVATHKGLLKIGYTDRDAQTRIKEQLGTAAIPYKIVFEESAMKRDGSSFTDHEVHRLLREWKVVNESGEWFKCTLNDLRRAIHQIKTGEKTEENRVLTFGMRPEQDAAVNKTIAYFKSFKKENKDRNPHFLWNAKMRFGKTFASYQLAKKMGWKKVLVLTFKPAVEDAWKEDLLSHVDFKGWQFISKHADELSSQDIDTKKPLVCFGSFQDFLGKNANTGGIKTKNEWVHATVWDCIIFDEYHFGAWRENAKDLFGKDLEAEKEIEEFKKIEKEGFAEEDKAEHLEKIIPISTNHFLYLSGTPFRAISSGEFIEEQIFNWTYSDEQRAKENWDDSLGSNPYAALPRMVMLTYQLPDSIRQIAMQGEFDGFDLNIFFSAEGEGRKARFKYEDEVQKWLDLIRGSFSETTVDHLKMGAKKPPLPFSHAPLLKVLNHTFWFLPTVAACNAMALLLERRQNIFYHDYKVVVAAGTQAGIGIEALPPVLDAMTDNPLESKTITLSCGKLTTGVSVKPWTGIFMLRNSSSPETYFQAAFRVQTPWVIKNPDSKSPNKEEILKEECYVFDFAPDRALRQIADYSCRLNVNESNPEAKVAEFINFLPVLAYDGSSMKQVDAAGILDMAMSGTTATLLARRWESALLINVDNNTLARLMANEEAMKALMSIEGFRNLNQDIETIINKSEAVKKAKKEANDRELTKKEKKELSDEEKEYKSLRKQIQEKLIKFATRVPVFMYLTDYRERSLKDVITQLEPGLFKKVTGLSVKDFELLVSLGVFNSALMNDAVYKFKRYEDASLEYIGINRHEGEDVGLFDTVLSRQDYEESFVNED
- a CDS encoding Eco57I restriction-modification methylase domain-containing protein, which gives rise to MIQTNYNPDVLSCLANLSNDEVFTPPSLVNDILDLLPAKLWSNPNAKFLDPVSKSGVFLREMAKRLMVGLETQIPDKQERINHIFSQQLYGIAITDLTALLSRRSVYCSKTANGKYSICETFDDEQGNIRYKRMKHTWQNGKCTYCGASQEVYDRGDALETYAYNFIHTDKPEKIFNMKFDVIVGNPPYQMSDGGGRDSGAISLYHKFIEQAKNLNPRYLSMIVPARWYSGGKGLDEFRDEMLKDKRIAQIHDFPETSDCFPGLNIRGGVCYFLWDREHKGDCTITNYKNGTVLSTSKRPLLEPNSDVFVRYNEAIDILRKVKKFNEKTFDETVSARKPFGLDSNFSGFKKSKTDKHNILLYRFGDNGYVCEEQVLKNKHWVKEIKVLVSKASPGGDSYPHQIISKPIIADKMSCSTETYLVVGIYKNKKIAENVAKYMHTRFFRFMMSLIKNTQNISRGVFAFVPVQDFYEEWTDEKLFAKYGITESEVEFIDTLIRPMD
- a CDS encoding AAA family ATPase is translated as MILLLGPNKPPFEYIANLQSIVLNQNNESVNRILDQDFQVSDWTPSLLDNKSNIADFVLSQLGLQDSLIIQGPPGTGKTYLIAEICERLCNQGKSVLVTALTNRALIEIVEKPALKGLLEENRIFKTKLSVDEAKAFKDLQQTKEVSPQPYNLILSTFFITSGQAAKTFNEPPFDYVIVDEASQALLGMFGGAKLLGKKNIWIGDTRQLPPVVSLSDDKVSRKNYGALVDGLKALSETASMPIFQLTETHRLTDRAAKYSGFFYKDSLNSRAKKDIRLSYSEMDIDFGRLFNPKGGPTLIKTDLKAGEFKPTNALKLATEIVKHLFETNEKLHISVLTYFVETTKALQKAIFQTIGYHNNLLIETVSRVQGLTTDVTIFVVPNSSYHRSLENRLFNVATSRSKRHTLIITDKGALTRSQIDNEVKTYLQKLDEEFSFYIQFDGLTIANINEAKQDPVEKVNTETTQAKTEKESNVGLKVLGTIDLSKFEKPKKEIKKDKENIYIIDTNVFVDYPDIISKIDKRYQVILSAKVIDELDKLKVTLSEEQKKNVQKAIKQINDSFDKRNIKMKTADLTLLPSDFDKKSPDNFILSVALKYIDENPIMLTSDNGLQVKSKGFGITTITLKEFLKQMRY
- a CDS encoding restriction endonuclease → MIPDYQSLMLPLLKLVSDGQEHKYRDLIESLAIEFEVTDEERKELLASGNQAIFDNRVGWAKTYLKKAGLLDSPKRATFVITDIGRQTLAKNPDRVDAKYLRQFPAFLEFQNASRNDDTEEDEITIIETNEQTPEENLDKAYQRIRKSLASELLNKVVELSPAFFERLVVELLVKMGYGGSIKDAGKAMGKSGDEGIDGTIKEDKLGLDIIYIQAKRWKPGNVVGRPEIQKFVGALAGQGAKKGIFITTSNFTKEALEYTPRNETKIVLIDGEQLAQLMIDYNLGCTTQQTYELKKLDSDYFGEE
- a CDS encoding SAM-dependent DNA methyltransferase encodes the protein MKPDNQVKSKKRVTDHGEVFTNQREVNAMLDLVKHETERIDSRFLEPACGNGNFLAEVLRRKLAVVDSRYSKSQVEWERYSVIAVSSIYGVDILEDNAQECRDRLLGIYTDWYSKVFKQVKNECIRSVRFLLSRNILWGDALDFTNPETKQPIVFSEWSAVNGSMLKRRDYMFKFLVEKTHQFSMFNDEGNAAAIDEPVKDFPLIHFLKLGEDDTNEL